The proteins below come from a single Triticum aestivum cultivar Chinese Spring chromosome 5D, IWGSC CS RefSeq v2.1, whole genome shotgun sequence genomic window:
- the LOC123121078 gene encoding putative glycine-rich cell wall structural protein 1 has protein sequence MADKGKGKAVDDTAGTSSRTSGRTETAGGGGTHQDLPLGISYQFSGAPGGGGGTGLSQSQLRIPTTTVQQPLSNQARGSAPFGGQNQIANPQFAGGGGGGGSGAGFGGSSQFEKRQILSLWSVRFLVLD, from the exons ATggccgacaaggggaaggggaAAGCCGTCGACGACACTGCCGGTACTTCGTCGCGGACTTCAGGGCGGACGGAgactgccggcggcggcgggactcATCAGGATCTTCCACTCGGCATCTCTTACCAGTTCAGTGGAG CTCCCGGTggcgggggcgggacggggctcTCTCAGTCGCAATTGAGGATACCTACGACGACGGTCCAGCAGCCGCTGAGCAATCAAG CCCGTGGGAGTGCGCCCTTCGGCGGCCAGAACCAGATCGCCAACCCACAGTTCGCTGGAGGTGGCGGCGGGGGCGGGTCAGGGGCGGGGTTCGGGGGATCCTCTCAGTTTG AAAAGCGACAAATTCTTTCTCTCTGGTCCGTGCGGTTCTTGGTTCTTGACTGA
- the LOC123125888 gene encoding uncharacterized protein, producing MVQPPVGNPGLGHGGFSQPAPTLDSSRPWAIQPSAWAAASLERECTICKGAPTPLLWNAKTAQGTRVGSPLPICWDCYGKILAGGRPLDHLEQYLASTAVGGGGGSIPEFLAAHGHGGGYSQWAANPVTSPLLWCVNCNFLAELLWDNLPMCWPCYDQSLDKMAVYEYQAVDQALAQIRDDKARAHQEVAEALAQGRSILTGPRRQLDHGQSSSAAPPHAQAQGRCHRCGAPEHTRMSQGGFPVCELCFNN from the exons ATGGTCCAGCCGCCCGTGGGCAATCCAG GTCTCGGGCACGGGGGATTCTCTCAACCGGCGCCGACTCTGGATTCCAGCCGCCCGTGGGCAATCCAG ccTTCCGCGTGGGCGGCAGCCTCACTGGAACGGGAGTGCACTATTTGCAAAGGGGCGCCCACACCACTGCTCTGGAACGCGAAGACTGCGCAAGGTACACGGGTGGGAAGCCCGCTGCCCATTTGCTGGGATTGTTACGGAAAAATCTTGGCCGGCGGCAGGCCTCTAGATCATCTAGAGCAATATCTTGCCTCTacag ctgtcggcggcggcggcgggtcgatACCGGAGTTTCTTGCAGCTCACGGTCACGGCGGCGGATACTCTCAGTGGGCGGCTAATCCAG TAACGTCGCCCCTCCTGTGGTGCGTTAATTGCAATTTTCTCGCGGAGCTGTTATGGGACAATCTGCCCATGTGCTGGCCTTGCTACGACCAGTCTCTCGACAAAATGGCTGTCTACGAATACCAGGCTGTGGATCAGGCTCTGGCTCAGATTCGGGATGACAAGGCTCGGGCTCACCAGGAAGTGGCTGAGGCTCTGGCTCAGGGTCGGAGCATTCTCACTGGTCCGCGGCGCCAGCTCGACCACGGCCAGTCTTCTTCCGCGGCGCCGCCCCACGCTCAAGCTCAAGGCCGATGCCATCGCTGCGGAGCGCCGGAGCACACGCGGATGTCTCAGGGCGGGTTTCCAGTGTGCGAGCTTTGCTTCAACAACTGA